Proteins from a genomic interval of Candidatus Binatia bacterium:
- a CDS encoding ribonuclease HI family protein — protein sequence MKYIVHTDGAARGNPGPAAIGVVVSDETGRVIFEASRCLGVHTNNEAEYMALIAALEYLKEARARQADFFLDSELVVRQLEGRYRVKEPRLQTLHARVTMLLNAVPTHSFRHVPRKQNARADELANEALDAQEGPQKGA from the coding sequence ATGAAATACATCGTGCACACGGACGGCGCCGCGCGGGGAAACCCGGGCCCCGCCGCGATTGGAGTCGTGGTTTCGGACGAGACGGGCCGCGTCATCTTCGAGGCGAGCCGTTGCCTCGGGGTGCACACGAACAACGAGGCGGAGTACATGGCGCTGATCGCCGCGCTGGAGTATCTCAAGGAGGCGCGCGCGCGGCAGGCGGACTTCTTCCTCGACAGCGAGCTGGTCGTGCGGCAGCTGGAAGGCCGGTACCGCGTGAAGGAGCCGCGCCTGCAGACGCTGCACGCGCGCGTCACGATGCTCCTGAACGCGGTGCCGACGCATTCGTTCCGCCATGTGCCGCGCAAGCAGAACGCGCGCGCCGACGAGCTCGCGAACGAGGCGCTGGACGCGCAGGAGGGGCCGCAGAAGGGGGCCTAG
- a CDS encoding DUF4396 domain-containing protein, whose amino-acid sequence MDSRNRLALRATLHCLSGCSIGEVGGMVAGAAFGLSAGATVAISIVLAFFFGYLLTLWPLRAAGIPWRRAMGLAAASDTVSITIMEIVDNVVMLVIPGAMTSGPGTALFWISMAVSLVLAGAAAFPVNRWLIARGQGHAVVHDVHGGQGHHH is encoded by the coding sequence GTGGACTCGCGAAACCGGCTGGCCCTGCGCGCCACCCTGCACTGCCTGTCGGGCTGCTCCATCGGCGAAGTCGGCGGCATGGTCGCCGGCGCGGCGTTCGGCCTGAGCGCCGGGGCCACGGTCGCGATCTCGATCGTTCTCGCCTTCTTCTTCGGCTACCTGCTCACCCTGTGGCCGCTGCGCGCCGCCGGCATTCCCTGGCGGCGGGCGATGGGGCTGGCCGCGGCGTCCGACACCGTGTCGATCACGATCATGGAGATCGTGGACAACGTCGTGATGCTCGTCATCCCGGGCGCGATGACCTCCGGGCCCGGCACGGCCCTCTTCTGGATCAGCATGGCCGTGTCGTTGGTGCTTGCGGGCGCGGCGGCGTTTCCCGTGAACCGCTGGCTGATCGCGCGCGGGCAGGGGCATGCCGTCGTGCACGACGTGCACGGCGGGCAAGGGCACCACCACTAG
- a CDS encoding MBL fold metallo-hydrolase codes for MNAKSTTPEAASGPSSASAPNAITIGPYTVRFLSGGRFRLDGGAMFGVVPKTLWTRTAPADERNRIRMAMNCLLIEGDGKRVLVDAGSGTKDDAKFRDIYAIERPEGLIEDLRAAGVAPELVDTVALTHLHFDHCGGGTTRGADGMVRPTFPKAHYLVRRQEWDDAHHANERNRASYLSDNYDPLAQSGQLILHAQDIEVLPGVWMKNLPGHTLGHQGVFFDIPGARALYAVDLIPTAAHLPLPFIMGYDLYPMMTLETKRAVLKDAIRENWILLLEHDPDLRAVRIAGEVQRAHFEKVA; via the coding sequence ATGAACGCCAAATCCACGACACCCGAGGCCGCTTCGGGCCCTTCGTCGGCATCCGCGCCCAACGCGATCACCATCGGCCCCTACACGGTGCGCTTCCTCTCGGGCGGACGCTTCCGCCTGGACGGAGGCGCCATGTTCGGCGTCGTCCCCAAGACCCTCTGGACCCGCACCGCGCCCGCGGACGAGCGGAACCGGATCCGCATGGCCATGAACTGCCTGCTGATCGAGGGGGACGGGAAGCGGGTGCTGGTGGACGCGGGATCGGGGACCAAGGATGACGCGAAGTTCCGCGACATCTACGCGATCGAGCGTCCCGAGGGGCTGATCGAAGATCTGCGCGCGGCAGGGGTCGCGCCGGAGCTGGTGGACACCGTCGCGCTCACGCATCTTCACTTCGACCACTGCGGCGGCGGCACCACGCGCGGCGCCGACGGAATGGTGCGCCCCACGTTTCCGAAGGCCCACTACCTGGTGCGCCGCCAGGAGTGGGATGACGCGCACCACGCGAACGAGCGGAACCGCGCCTCGTATCTCTCCGACAACTACGATCCGCTCGCCCAGTCGGGGCAGCTCATCCTGCACGCGCAGGACATCGAGGTCCTGCCCGGGGTCTGGATGAAGAACCTGCCGGGACACACGCTGGGACATCAGGGCGTCTTCTTCGACATTCCCGGCGCCCGCGCGCTCTACGCCGTCGATCTGATCCCGACCGCGGCGCACTTGCCGCTGCCGTTCATCATGGGGTACGACCTCTATCCCATGATGACCCTCGAAACGAAGCGCGCCGTGCTGAAGGACGCGATCCGGGAGAACTGGATCCTGCTGCTCGAGCACGATCCCGACCTCCGCGCGGTCCGCATCGCCGGAGAGGTACAAAGGGCGCACTTCGAGAAAGTGGCTTGA
- a CDS encoding NADH-quinone oxidoreductase subunit A — translation MVIVAIGFAVFTLVASHFLGRRVYDPAKQLPYECGITPIGNARERFHARFYLVAMLFIVFDIEIVFLYPWAVVFKRLALFGLIEMGVFLLILILGFAYVWGKGALEWD, via the coding sequence ATGGTGATCGTGGCGATCGGCTTCGCCGTGTTCACCCTGGTGGCCTCCCATTTCCTGGGGCGGCGGGTCTACGATCCGGCCAAGCAGCTTCCCTACGAGTGCGGGATCACGCCGATCGGGAACGCGCGCGAGCGCTTCCACGCGCGCTTCTACCTGGTCGCGATGCTCTTCATCGTGTTCGACATCGAAATCGTCTTCCTCTATCCCTGGGCCGTCGTCTTCAAGCGCCTCGCGCTCTTCGGCCTGATCGAGATGGGCGTCTTCCTGCTGATCCTGATCCTCGGCTTCGCCTACGTTTGGGGGAAGGGAGCGCTGGAATGGGATTGA
- a CDS encoding NADH-quinone oxidoreductase subunit C, whose translation MGLRPDPELLEPLDADQTKTVEHFRSRFGDGVKETQSFRKQLSIWIRKEDTLEALRFAKTDPHLLCELLCDLTAVDYYEQRAQNEPRFEVVYNLYSVTFNRRFFLKVGVNEGEPLPSATAVWRSANFMEREVWDLMGIVFDGHPNLERILTADGWIGHPLRKDFPTMSDQFPNVEA comes from the coding sequence ATGGGATTGAGACCCGATCCGGAGCTGCTCGAGCCGCTCGACGCCGATCAGACGAAGACCGTGGAGCACTTCCGGTCGCGCTTCGGCGACGGCGTGAAGGAAACGCAGTCGTTCCGGAAGCAGCTCTCCATCTGGATCCGGAAGGAAGACACGCTCGAGGCCCTGCGCTTCGCGAAGACCGATCCGCATCTCCTCTGCGAGCTGCTCTGCGACCTGACCGCGGTGGACTATTACGAGCAGCGCGCGCAGAACGAGCCCCGGTTCGAGGTCGTCTACAACCTCTATTCGGTCACCTTCAACCGGCGCTTCTTCCTCAAGGTCGGCGTGAACGAGGGGGAGCCGCTGCCGTCGGCCACGGCGGTCTGGCGCTCGGCGAATTTCATGGAGCGCGAGGTGTGGGATCTCATGGGGATCGTGTTCGACGGCCATCCCAACCTCGAGCGGATCCTGACCGCCGACGGCTGGATCGGCCATCCGCTCCGCAAGGACTTCCCGACGATGTCCGACCAGTTCCCGAACGTGGAAGCCTGA
- the nuoE gene encoding NADH-quinone oxidoreductase subunit NuoE, translating into MLSDKARRDIQDLKSTFETNQSALIPALHRAQADQGWLSEETQAEVAQLLDLSLQTVAGVVSFYTMFHQKPVGKYLLQVCRNLSCSMLGGQTLRRKLEERLGIEEGETTPDGRFTLVEVECLGSCGTAPVVMVNDRYFEGVKPDDVEKLLAELQ; encoded by the coding sequence GTGCTCTCCGACAAGGCGCGCCGCGACATCCAGGATCTCAAGTCCACGTTCGAGACGAACCAGTCGGCGCTGATTCCGGCGCTGCACCGGGCGCAGGCGGACCAGGGGTGGCTGAGCGAGGAAACGCAGGCCGAGGTGGCCCAGCTCCTCGATCTGTCGCTCCAGACCGTGGCCGGCGTCGTGTCCTTCTACACGATGTTCCACCAGAAGCCGGTCGGGAAGTACCTCCTCCAGGTGTGCCGCAATCTCTCCTGCTCGATGCTCGGCGGACAGACCCTCCGGCGGAAGCTGGAGGAGCGCCTCGGCATCGAGGAAGGGGAGACGACCCCCGACGGCCGCTTCACGCTGGTCGAGGTGGAGTGCCTCGGATCGTGCGGGACCGCCCCCGTCGTCATGGTGAACGACCGCTACTTCGAGGGCGTCAAGCCGGACGACGTGGAGAAGCTGCTGGCGGAGCTCCAGTAG